Part of the Paenibacillus sp. FSL R7-0273 genome is shown below.
TCAAGCTGGACAAGTCACTGATCCGCGGGATTGAGGGCTGCAGAGAGCAGCAGGAGCTGCTGGAGCTGATCCGGGAATATGCTGCACGGTCATCTACCAAGGTTATAGCAGAGGGGATCGAAACGGCGGAGGAGCTGGTATATTTGCAGAGGGCGGGTATCGAGTTCGGCCAGGGCTACGCGCTGGGCAGGCCGGCGCAGCTTCCGGTCCAGGGCAGTTGTCCGGTAGAGCCTATCAAAGCTGCTGGAAGGGGAGTCTATGGCTATGTTTCTTCAAATCGGTGAAATTGCGGAGCAAATCCCGGAGATTTCCCCGCAGCATAAATGCGAATATGTGGATCATATTTTCAAAGGCAACCCTAAGCTTCAAGGTGTATGTGTGACGGAGAACGGGCAGGCGGTGGCCTTGATTATGCGCATCCGCTTTTATCAGCAGATCGGGACGTTATACGGCTATACGCTGTATATGGGCAGGCCGGTGGAGCTTGTGATGGACCGCAATCCGCTGGTTGTCGAGTATAAGACACAGATTACGGAGGTCAGCAGACTGGCGATGGACCGCAACGAGGAGAACCTGTATGATTATGTGCTGGTCATGCATGAGGGGCATTTGTTCGGAGCGGTGAGCGTACGTGAGCTTTTGCTTAATTTTGCTGAAATTCAGGCGGTGGCTGCCAGCTTTCTCAATCCGCTTACCGGACTTCCGGGCAATCTGAGCATCAATGAATGGATGGTAAAATCGCTTTTGCAGGAGCAGTTCAGTGTGCTATACATAGATCTTGACCATTTCAAGGCTTACAACGATACGTACGGATTTAAGGAGGGCGACCGGCTGATCCAGGCGGCTGCGGAGATATTGAAGCATTGCGCTTTGCAGCGGGAAGGGTTTCTTGGGCATATCGGCGGGGACGACTTTATTATTTTTATTAATGACTATCAGTTTGAAGAGTACTGCAAGACCATTATTGCGGAATTTGAAAAGGTGATAAAAGGATTCTATCATCCGGGCCATCTGGCGCAGCAGTATGTGCTGGCGGAGAGCAGATCGGGCGGTGTCGAGAAAATCCCGCTGGTCTCCATCTCCGTTGCAGTAGTGACCAACCGTTTCCGCCAGTTTGCATCGGTTGAGGCCTTGTCCGAAGAGGCGGCGCGGCTCAAAAAAAAGTGCAAGAAGATCAAAGGCAGCAGCTTTGCAGATGATTCTGACCTTGCGGTAAGCAGGGCAGGCTCCTGAACGGGAGGGCCCCAGCCGGAGCGGGATGCTTGAACATGCTGCGTCAATGCGGTAAGATTGACAACAATAAGAGCATGCCTAGACCCTTCCGGTGGAGAGTGATGATGATGCATGGCAAAGGGATAGACTGGTGGGGGGCGTATGAGCCTTTCCACATCATGCTGAATGACTACAGGGTCGCAGATATCGTTATAACAAGCCATGCGCAGAGCCGTTATGCAGACCGGGTCAGCAGGGAAGGGGAAGCCGGGACGGATGTTGCCGCCTATCTGTGGCAGAGCCTGAAGCAGAACCGGGTTAAGCCTTATCTGCAGAGTAAATACAACGCCTATCTGATCGATGAGGATACCGTGGTAATTGCAGAGTTCAAGGAGCTGGAGGGCGTCACCAGCCTGTCCGGCCGGCCGCTGCATATCATGGTGATCGTATCCTTTCTGGGGCGGATCTCGGCGACTCCGCAGCTGCGTGATCTGCAGGGCTACTACTCGCGTCTGCGGAATACCCGCCGCGTGAAGCTGATGAAGAAGCGCCGCAGACGCAAATGATGTACAGCACCATAACAAAAAGGCATGCGGCCGAGGCCGCATGCCTTTTTTTAGAAGTAAATTGAAGGAGTCCTGATTACATGAATTTTCATCAGCTGCATATTTTTTATACGGTATCAGAGCAGGGGAGCTTCTCTGCTGCAGCCCAGCGGCTGCATATGACCCAGCCTGCGGTCACGATGCAGGTGCAGGCACTGGAGGATTATTTCGGCACCAAGCTGTTCGACCGCTCCAGTAAAAAGATCGTGCTCTCGGAAGCGGGACAGGTGCTGCTGCCGTATGCGCGGCGCAGCATCCAGCTGATCCGTGAGGCCGATCAGGCCATGACGGCATTTACGCATATGCTGGAGGGGCGGCTGCAGCTCGGGGCAAGCCTGACGATCGGCGAATATGTGCTGCCGCGGCTGCTCGGGCCCTTCGGCAAGGAATATCCCAACATTTCCATTACCATGAAAGTTATGAATACTTCACAGATTATAGAGGAGATTCATAAGCATCAGCTGGATTTCGGGCTGGTTGAAGCACCGGTAGCCCATCCGGCAATGGTGCAGGAGCCGGTAATGGGGGATGAGCTCAAGCTGATCGTACCGAGGGAGCACCCGTTAGCCGGGCAAGGCGGGGTTACCCTGGCGGATGCGCTGCAATATCCGTTCGTTCTGCGTGAGCAGGGATCAGGCACGCGGATAGTGATGGAGGAGCAGCTGCTCGAAAAGGGTCTTGACCCTGGAGCTATGAGGATCGTCATGGAGCTCGGGAGCACCGGTGCTGTAAAATCGGCGGTGGAAGCCGGACTCGGTATTACGATTATTTCCGCATCCTCGGTCAAGCATGAGGTAGCGCTCGGATTGCTCAAGATTGTTGATATTACAGATGCCTCCTTTAAGCGGCAGTTCTATGCCATCCATCTGAAATCGACGCTGCTGCCGATTCCGGCAGTCACCTTCCT
Proteins encoded:
- a CDS encoding GGDEF domain-containing protein, with translation MFLQIGEIAEQIPEISPQHKCEYVDHIFKGNPKLQGVCVTENGQAVALIMRIRFYQQIGTLYGYTLYMGRPVELVMDRNPLVVEYKTQITEVSRLAMDRNEENLYDYVLVMHEGHLFGAVSVRELLLNFAEIQAVAASFLNPLTGLPGNLSINEWMVKSLLQEQFSVLYIDLDHFKAYNDTYGFKEGDRLIQAAAEILKHCALQREGFLGHIGGDDFIIFINDYQFEEYCKTIIAEFEKVIKGFYHPGHLAQQYVLAESRSGGVEKIPLVSISVAVVTNRFRQFASVEALSEEAARLKKKCKKIKGSSFADDSDLAVSRAGS
- a CDS encoding selenium metabolism-associated LysR family transcriptional regulator encodes the protein MNFHQLHIFYTVSEQGSFSAAAQRLHMTQPAVTMQVQALEDYFGTKLFDRSSKKIVLSEAGQVLLPYARRSIQLIREADQAMTAFTHMLEGRLQLGASLTIGEYVLPRLLGPFGKEYPNISITMKVMNTSQIIEEIHKHQLDFGLVEAPVAHPAMVQEPVMGDELKLIVPREHPLAGQGGVTLADALQYPFVLREQGSGTRIVMEEQLLEKGLDPGAMRIVMELGSTGAVKSAVEAGLGITIISASSVKHEVALGLLKIVDITDASFKRQFYAIHLKSTLLPIPAVTFLTYLREHKDDR